CTCTACTAAATACATCAACTTATCTAGCTTGTCCACTTTTACATTTATAAAATCTTGTGTAATTATTGATTTATCCTTCGTATTTTCAACACACAGGTTTGTTCTCTGATTAGATTTAGTAGATTGCTGAAACTGTTCATCATTTTCCAGTTTTTCAAGTTTAAAGGTTTTCAAAAAAACTGTCTGATTTAAAATTTCAGAAAGCTCATCATAAGACTTACTGGATTTTATGAATACTTTAAAACCGCTCTCATGTATTATTTTACAGGTATCATCATTTTCCATTATATCCTTAGGTATATAATTAACCTTCTCCGCAAATTCTTTCAAAGTTTCTACTACAGTATACGCTCTTAAGTTTTCCATTTCACAGTCATCTTCAAAAAATATAAGTGCTTTATATCTATTAGTCAATTTAACTTCTTCGTTTATATTTTCTCTACTAATATTATCTTTAGGGCTTTTATCTTGTAACTCCATAAGAAAATTTTTATTGTACTCTATTATAGAATCACAGTTTCCGTCCACTTTATTCCCTTTTTTTATTTTTTCAAGTTCCACCTTCATAAAATCCACACATTTTAAAATCAAATCCGATAAACTTTCGTAATCTACATCTTTAGGTCTCTCTTCTCTAAGAAAATAAAACAAATCTTCTATAGAGTGAGCCAACTTTGAAATATATTCATAGGACATCATAGCAGAAGATCCTTTAATTGTATGCATAATGCGAAATATCTCATTGATAGTTTCTTCCGAATAGCAATTTCCACTTTCATTTTCCAATATTAATGTTTCAAGTTGATCAATAAGCTGGGATGTTTCAAATATATAGGATTCAAGTATGACATCATCTGAGCTTTTATCTGACACAATTTACCACCCCCAGTTTTAATATCTAGATTGCTAATACTTTATTAAGTGCTTTAACCAATTGATCTTCTTTAAAGGGTTTAACAATAAATGACCTGGCACCACTAACTATTGCCCTTTTAACCATAGCTTCTTGTCCCATTGAAGTTATTATAACAACCTTAGCCTTATCATCATGTTCCCTGATTTTTTTAAGCGCCTCAATTCCATCCATATCAGGCATTGTAATATCCATTGTTACAATATCAGGATTATATTGCTTATATTTAAAAATTGCTGAAGCTCCATTTTCAGCTTCTCCAACAACCTCAAATCCATTTCTAGCAAGCATAGTCTTTAGAGATATTCTCATAAAAGATGCATCATCAACAATAAGTACTTTTGACATAAATTTTTCCCCCTTATATTAACACATTGATTGTTTTTTTAAATTTTATAAAAAGCTTTATAAGGTAAACTATTGATAAAAAGTATCAATATGGTAATTATTAACTTAAATTTACTGGCACTAAAAATATTATTTGTATTACTTATATTCGTTTATAACATCTACATCTATATACATATTCCTTTTATTTTTTGTTATTTTATTATAAAAAATATAATTATATTAAAATTTGTATTGATTTTATGTCTTTTATTGTATTCTTAGCTCTTATATTTTTTGTCCTAATACCTTTTCAAAATAGTATAATATTAGTAACTTAACTTTTTTAGTTAAAAGTTGAAAATTGAGAGTTGAGAATGAAGGTTGATTTTTAGCTATCACAAAAAATCTTTAAACTTATATGAAACATCAATGTCTCGCTTTAGCGAAACGAGCCTTCAAAAATTTAATTAAAGATTTTTTGTAGTGTAACGGAAAAAATCCACATTAACTCTCCACTTTCCACTCTCAATTCTCAACTAATCAAATTGTTTCGCAAAGTTTTTATATTAAGTCCAAACTTTATATGTGCAAAAGTTAAATTAGTTAAAGGAGGATACTATGAACTTAAATGGAAAACGAATTATAATTACAGGTGCTTCTTCTGGGATTGGAGGAG
The genomic region above belongs to Clostridium sp. AWRP and contains:
- a CDS encoding response regulator — its product is MSKVLIVDDASFMRISLKTMLARNGFEVVGEAENGASAIFKYKQYNPDIVTMDITMPDMDGIEALKKIREHDDKAKVVIITSMGQEAMVKRAIVSGARSFIVKPFKEDQLVKALNKVLAI